One genomic segment of Polynucleobacter sp. MWH-UH2A includes these proteins:
- a CDS encoding cupin domain-containing protein: protein MNAPVKFKSDTDFSHVKPADTQFLPGGLRDFFLYRDLGVAKATKGKVIAHLVKANKPPVDGTGWHYHVAEFQIVIMNKGWAKFMYEDKVTLVEAGDVVHQMPGITHYLFDYSPDMEYLEIVGPADFETVPVAKGPADVPGVTPWKS, encoded by the coding sequence ATGAATGCACCCGTTAAATTTAAAAGTGATACTGATTTTTCTCATGTAAAGCCAGCAGATACGCAGTTTTTGCCTGGAGGCTTAAGAGACTTTTTCTTATACCGCGATTTGGGAGTGGCAAAAGCAACCAAGGGAAAAGTAATTGCCCATTTGGTTAAAGCCAATAAACCACCAGTTGATGGTACTGGCTGGCACTATCACGTAGCTGAATTTCAAATTGTCATCATGAACAAGGGTTGGGCAAAGTTCATGTATGAAGATAAGGTCACATTAGTTGAGGCCGGCGATGTCGTGCATCAAATGCCTGGGATTACTCACTATCTATTTGATTACTCGCCAGATATGGAGTATCTAGAAATTGTAGGACCTGCGGATTTTGAAACGGTTCCAGTGGCTAAGGGGCCAGCAGATGTTCCTGGAGTTACCCCATGGAAGTCTTGA
- a CDS encoding glutathione S-transferase family protein — translation MPKQTTLTISSKNYSSWSLRGWLMLKLSGLPFQEIVVSPDDVDNRAELLLLSPSILVPRLDHDGCRVWDTMAIGEYLNELKPGSHLLPKDPIARAHCRSVCGEMHSGFSALRASLPMNIKAKFASFKIWSKAQIDINRIVVVWQDCLTSYGGPFLFGKEPTLADAMFAPVVTRFLTYHVALDKACEKYCDHIMAMPEMREWVMGALEEPDDIEELEVEF, via the coding sequence ATGCCTAAGCAAACTACCTTGACGATCAGCAGCAAAAACTATTCATCATGGTCTTTGCGGGGTTGGCTCATGCTCAAACTCTCTGGCTTGCCATTTCAAGAAATAGTGGTGTCGCCGGATGATGTGGATAACAGAGCAGAGTTGTTACTTCTCTCCCCTTCAATTCTGGTTCCTCGGTTAGATCATGATGGATGTCGAGTTTGGGACACTATGGCTATTGGCGAATATTTGAATGAGCTTAAGCCAGGCTCTCATTTATTGCCAAAAGATCCGATTGCTAGAGCACATTGTCGCTCTGTATGCGGGGAGATGCACTCTGGATTCTCGGCTCTGCGTGCTTCATTGCCCATGAATATCAAGGCGAAGTTTGCCTCATTTAAGATTTGGTCAAAAGCACAAATTGATATCAATCGCATTGTGGTCGTTTGGCAAGACTGTCTTACAAGCTATGGCGGTCCATTTCTGTTTGGCAAAGAGCCCACACTAGCCGATGCTATGTTTGCACCGGTAGTCACCAGATTCCTGACTTATCACGTAGCGCTTGATAAGGCATGTGAGAAGTACTGTGATCACATCATGGCAATGCCTGAGATGAGGGAATGGGTGATGGGCGCCCTTGAAGAACCCGATGATATTGAAGAACTTGAAGTGGAGTTTTGA
- a CDS encoding BLUF domain-containing protein has translation MDRQSLIEFSYISRAKDPFSKLQLVQLFDKAFNFNTANRITGVLFYENRYFAQILEGTREDISHLWKQIQNDSRHVIIRELDFREIDERAFPSWGMRFFGADRIAKYTPNLKQHLNGLPENDSKLLTLMRSVAALDKT, from the coding sequence ATGGATCGACAATCTCTAATTGAATTTAGCTATATCAGTAGAGCGAAAGATCCATTCTCAAAACTGCAATTAGTTCAGCTATTTGATAAAGCATTTAATTTCAACACTGCAAATAGAATTACCGGCGTCTTATTCTATGAAAATCGATATTTTGCTCAAATATTAGAAGGTACTAGGGAAGACATTTCTCATTTGTGGAAGCAAATACAAAACGATAGTCGTCATGTCATTATTCGTGAATTAGATTTTCGGGAGATTGATGAGCGAGCATTCCCTAGTTGGGGTATGCGATTCTTTGGGGCCGATCGAATTGCGAAATATACCCCAAATTTGAAGCAGCATCTTAATGGCTTACCGGAGAATGACTCTAAGCTCTTGACCTTAATGCGTTCGGTTGCTGCTTTGGATAAAACATGA
- a CDS encoding nuclear transport factor 2 family protein, translating to MEKKLPLPPFTRETAIQKIRMAEDAWNTRDPEKVSLVYTEDTIWRNRAEFPIGREQVKEFLHRKWAKELDYRLIKELWAFTDNRIAVRFAYECHDDSGNWTRSFGNENWEFNENGFMMRRFASINDLPIKESERKFFWPLGRRPDNHPGLSDYGF from the coding sequence ATGGAAAAAAAATTACCTCTCCCGCCATTCACAAGAGAGACGGCCATTCAAAAAATTAGGATGGCTGAGGATGCATGGAATACTCGGGATCCTGAAAAAGTTTCGCTGGTCTATACAGAAGATACCATTTGGAGAAATCGCGCTGAATTTCCAATTGGGCGCGAGCAAGTAAAAGAATTTCTTCACCGCAAATGGGCGAAAGAATTGGATTACCGATTAATTAAAGAACTTTGGGCGTTTACTGATAATCGAATTGCGGTCAGGTTTGCCTACGAGTGCCATGATGACTCAGGAAACTGGACGCGAAGTTTTGGTAACGAGAATTGGGAATTTAATGAAAATGGCTTTATGATGCGTCGCTTTGCTAGCATCAATGACCTACCAATCAAAGAGTCTGAGCGGAAATTTTTTTGGCCTCTCGGTAGAAGACCGGATAATCATCCAGGCCTGAGCGACTACGGTTTCTGA
- a CDS encoding HPP family protein: MLQKFIAKLNSYLDRIAPGQPVVQWRRALVISAGVGIAVLAIEFMNLAYGTLGVSESMVLAVFGVTALLIFLFPNSMMYSPLTILEANLFASFVALTCVYIIPIPILGLIICMLCTTLGLYLLNCIHPPAFFLGVVIVMAGVDSLDFAFYPLMVDSLLLSLASYLYRSYLNR, translated from the coding sequence ATGCTACAAAAATTTATTGCTAAGTTAAATTCTTATCTTGATCGTATAGCGCCTGGCCAGCCTGTAGTTCAATGGCGAAGAGCCTTGGTAATATCGGCTGGCGTTGGCATTGCAGTACTTGCTATTGAATTCATGAATCTCGCTTATGGCACTCTTGGTGTTAGTGAGTCAATGGTGCTTGCTGTCTTTGGGGTGACTGCCTTGTTGATATTCCTATTTCCAAATAGCATGATGTATTCACCGTTAACAATATTGGAGGCAAACTTATTTGCCTCATTTGTTGCTCTAACCTGTGTATACATAATACCCATACCAATATTGGGGCTTATTATTTGTATGTTATGCACTACTTTAGGGCTTTATCTCCTAAATTGCATCCACCCACCAGCTTTTTTTCTAGGGGTGGTTATAGTGATGGCGGGAGTAGATAGTTTGGACTTTGCCTTCTATCCACTTATGGTCGACTCCCTCTTATTATCTTTGGCAAGCTACCTCTATCGGTCTTACTTGAATCGTTGA
- the scpB gene encoding methylmalonyl-CoA decarboxylase, producing MNYQYIKIKQAELIATIRFNHYSKRNALSECLIEEIHHALELFSKEDVRVLVLRSDKKNKVWSAGHDVMELPRSERDPLPADDPVMVLLKSIRAFRAPVIAMVDGSVWGASTDLIMSCDIAIGDHDSTFAITPAKLGLPYTASGILHFMSRMPLNVVKEMFLTADPIGADRALQIGILNHLYVSGELEAKTYQMAKTIASRSPQANSVLKAQAQMLSDAAVLNPTVFEHLQSLRKNVYMGSDYKEGITAFLEKREPVFGQAAE from the coding sequence ATGAATTATCAGTACATCAAAATTAAACAAGCAGAATTGATTGCGACAATTCGATTCAATCACTACAGCAAAAGAAATGCGTTGAGTGAATGTTTAATCGAAGAGATACATCATGCGCTTGAACTTTTTAGTAAAGAGGATGTACGTGTCTTAGTGCTTCGATCTGATAAAAAGAATAAGGTATGGTCTGCTGGTCATGATGTAATGGAGCTCCCAAGATCTGAGCGTGACCCTCTTCCAGCAGATGATCCCGTTATGGTTCTGCTTAAATCTATTAGGGCTTTTAGGGCGCCAGTAATTGCCATGGTTGATGGTTCTGTTTGGGGCGCATCTACAGATCTGATTATGAGTTGCGATATAGCAATAGGAGACCATGATTCGACATTCGCAATTACGCCCGCAAAACTAGGTCTTCCATACACGGCAAGTGGTATCTTGCACTTCATGTCAAGAATGCCCCTTAATGTAGTTAAGGAAATGTTTTTAACGGCAGATCCAATTGGTGCTGACAGAGCATTACAGATTGGTATTCTTAATCACCTTTATGTATCAGGCGAGTTGGAAGCCAAGACATACCAAATGGCGAAAACCATAGCGTCCAGATCCCCACAAGCTAATTCAGTCCTCAAAGCTCAGGCGCAAATGTTATCGGATGCGGCTGTTCTGAATCCTACAGTATTCGAGCATCTGCAGTCTTTACGCAAGAATGTTTATATGGGTAGCGACTACAAGGAGGGGATTACGGCTTTCCTTGAAAAGCGGGAGCCTGTTTTTGGCCAAGCTGCTGAGTAG
- a CDS encoding HPP family protein translates to MKVYSLRLLWVLFGSFIAIGLALLITKANSPLLLASLGGTTLFLFALTGAPAAQPRAVFGAHLISSLIGILAYQLLGDAFWVYVLALIITIAILLLTRCVHPPAGANPLIMIQAHAGFIHLGVTVMAGVSIIFLTAMIWSRLGIGSKKYPVSWTQPSPPTHNWGIWDD, encoded by the coding sequence ATGAAAGTTTATTCACTACGATTGTTATGGGTCCTATTTGGATCTTTTATTGCCATTGGTTTAGCTTTACTTATTACAAAGGCAAATTCTCCGCTATTGCTGGCCTCCCTTGGTGGAACAACTTTGTTTTTATTTGCACTCACGGGGGCGCCGGCTGCTCAACCTAGGGCGGTATTTGGTGCGCACTTGATCAGTAGTTTGATTGGCATTTTGGCATATCAATTGCTTGGGGATGCTTTTTGGGTTTATGTTCTCGCCTTGATTATTACCATTGCGATCCTATTGCTCACTAGGTGTGTGCATCCTCCAGCGGGCGCAAATCCGCTGATTATGATCCAAGCCCATGCTGGCTTTATTCATCTTGGTGTCACTGTGATGGCTGGAGTATCGATCATTTTCTTGACTGCAATGATCTGGAGTCGCCTCGGAATTGGATCAAAAAAGTATCCTGTTTCATGGACGCAACCATCGCCCCCAACTCATAATTGGGGTATTTGGGACGATTGA
- a CDS encoding DUF2126 domain-containing protein has protein sequence MSIHAALHHVTAYSYDRLVELGPQIVRLRPAPHCRSHILSYSLKVEPEGHFVNWQQDPYANYQARLVFPEKVKKFKVTVDLVTEMAVYNPFDFFLEPDAENYPFSYNSELKKELHPYLGKMRNATLNKYLKTIDRSKMRTIDFLVKLNQKVQHDINYLIRMEPGVQTPDETLDLQSGSCRDSAWLMVNLLRLSGLAARFVSGYLIQLKPDVKALDGPSGTEVDFTDLHAWCEVYLPGAGWIGLDPTSGLFAGEGHIPVACTPEPSGAAPIEGGVDKCEVDFKHTMEVTRIYESPRVTKPYTEEQWQAIVELGHKVDQKLEAGDVRLTMGGEPTFVSINGRDEREWNVDALGPTKRGYATDLVERLRKQYGDGGFLHFGQGKWYPGEQLPRWALSIYWRADGHAIWKNSKLFADERDPITYTNKDAEKFVYTLSKNLGLADKFIEPAYEDVFYYLWRESKLPVNVDPFQSNLDDEMERTRLKRVFTQKLDSVIGYVLPIEAGQAQNYFDTHWKTGPWFYREDRLYLLPGDSPMGYRLPLDSLPWTSKADYPYMIEQDPFAPRPPLRTSAPVVQQHQTLIKKSLGPSSGSGNSIWSQSQESRSPLRQESAAWITRTALCVETRDPMRANGPDAENKHGGKNGALYVFMPPLARLEDYLNLLEAVEATADQLQFQIVIEGYPPPLDPRLKILQVTPDPGVIEVNIHPAHNWNELVEHTEFLYQAAFESRLSAEKFMTDGRHTGTGGGNHFVMGGATPVDSPFLRKPELLASLILYWHNHPSLSYLFSGMFIGPTSQAPRVDEARNDQLYELEIALKEIHENRKKYGASMPPWLVDRTLRNILIDVTGNTHRSEFCIDKMYSPDSQTGRLGLLELRAFEMPPHARMSIVQQLLIRALIARFWDEPYLAPATRWGTELHDRCLLPTFIKMDFDDVIEEMQRHGYDFKPEWFAPHLEFRFPLIGQIQTMGTEITIRNGLEPWHVMGEESTGGGTARYVDSSIERIEVRVTGLNQSRYTITCNGKPLPLQPTGTAGEYVAGVRYKAWNPPSSLHPSIGVHAPLTLDVVDTWMKRSVGGCQYHVAHPGGRNYDTFPVNAYEAESRRLARFFRMGHTPGPIEGVQSNIEISASKEFPFTLDMRR, from the coding sequence ATGTCTATACATGCTGCGCTCCATCACGTCACCGCATACAGCTATGACCGCCTAGTGGAACTAGGGCCACAAATAGTACGATTACGGCCTGCCCCGCATTGCCGCAGTCATATTCTTTCTTACTCACTCAAGGTGGAGCCTGAAGGACATTTTGTTAACTGGCAGCAAGACCCTTATGCCAACTATCAAGCACGTCTAGTTTTTCCTGAAAAGGTAAAGAAATTTAAGGTAACCGTTGATCTTGTGACTGAGATGGCGGTATACAACCCTTTTGATTTCTTCTTGGAACCTGACGCTGAGAACTATCCGTTTAGCTATAACTCAGAATTAAAGAAAGAATTGCACCCCTACCTAGGTAAGATGCGCAACGCTACTTTAAATAAGTATTTAAAAACTATCGATCGCAGCAAAATGCGAACGATTGATTTTTTAGTCAAGCTAAATCAAAAAGTTCAACACGACATTAATTACCTCATTCGCATGGAGCCTGGCGTTCAGACTCCCGATGAGACTCTAGATTTACAAAGCGGATCCTGTCGTGATTCAGCATGGTTAATGGTGAATTTATTACGCCTGAGCGGTTTGGCTGCGCGCTTTGTGTCTGGTTATCTCATTCAATTAAAGCCAGATGTCAAAGCCTTAGATGGCCCTAGTGGCACAGAGGTGGACTTCACAGATCTGCATGCATGGTGCGAAGTCTATTTGCCTGGTGCAGGCTGGATTGGTTTAGATCCAACCTCTGGACTATTTGCCGGTGAAGGCCATATTCCAGTTGCCTGCACCCCAGAACCTTCAGGTGCAGCTCCAATTGAAGGTGGTGTTGATAAGTGCGAAGTAGACTTTAAGCACACGATGGAAGTCACAAGGATTTATGAATCACCTCGAGTGACAAAACCCTATACAGAAGAACAATGGCAAGCCATTGTGGAGCTTGGTCATAAAGTTGATCAGAAATTAGAAGCTGGTGATGTACGTCTAACTATGGGCGGAGAGCCAACCTTCGTTTCTATCAATGGTCGTGATGAGCGCGAGTGGAATGTCGATGCACTAGGCCCTACAAAGCGTGGTTATGCAACAGATTTAGTAGAGCGCTTACGCAAACAATATGGTGATGGTGGTTTCTTGCACTTTGGACAAGGCAAATGGTATCCAGGTGAACAGTTGCCTCGCTGGGCACTTTCTATTTACTGGAGGGCTGATGGTCACGCTATCTGGAAAAACTCAAAACTCTTTGCTGATGAGCGCGATCCCATTACCTATACCAACAAAGATGCAGAAAAATTTGTTTATACCCTCTCCAAAAATTTAGGACTTGCTGATAAGTTTATTGAGCCTGCCTACGAGGATGTTTTTTACTACCTCTGGCGCGAATCTAAACTGCCAGTCAATGTCGATCCATTTCAGTCGAATTTAGATGACGAGATGGAACGCACCCGCTTAAAACGCGTCTTTACTCAAAAATTAGATTCCGTAATTGGTTATGTATTGCCGATTGAAGCAGGTCAAGCTCAGAACTACTTCGACACCCATTGGAAAACTGGTCCCTGGTTTTATCGCGAAGATCGCCTATATCTTTTACCCGGAGATTCTCCGATGGGCTACCGCTTACCTTTGGACTCGCTGCCCTGGACCAGTAAAGCGGATTACCCTTACATGATTGAGCAAGATCCGTTTGCGCCTAGGCCACCATTGCGAACAAGCGCTCCAGTAGTTCAGCAGCATCAAACATTAATCAAAAAATCCTTGGGCCCTTCTAGTGGCTCTGGTAATTCTATCTGGAGCCAATCTCAAGAAAGCCGCAGTCCACTTCGCCAAGAGTCTGCTGCCTGGATCACCAGGACAGCGTTATGTGTTGAGACTCGTGATCCAATGCGCGCTAATGGCCCCGATGCCGAGAATAAACATGGGGGCAAAAATGGCGCTCTCTATGTGTTCATGCCGCCGCTAGCCAGACTAGAGGACTATCTAAATCTACTAGAAGCTGTCGAAGCTACGGCCGATCAATTGCAGTTTCAAATAGTGATTGAGGGGTATCCACCTCCACTTGATCCAAGATTAAAAATATTGCAAGTTACTCCTGATCCTGGTGTCATCGAAGTCAACATTCATCCAGCTCATAACTGGAATGAGTTGGTTGAGCATACTGAGTTTCTCTATCAAGCCGCTTTCGAGTCACGACTTTCTGCTGAGAAATTTATGACAGATGGCCGTCATACTGGTACAGGTGGTGGCAATCACTTTGTGATGGGTGGTGCCACACCAGTGGATAGCCCTTTCTTACGCAAACCCGAGCTCTTGGCAAGTTTGATTTTGTATTGGCACAATCATCCGAGCCTGAGTTATTTATTTAGCGGCATGTTTATTGGCCCAACGAGTCAAGCACCGCGAGTCGACGAAGCGCGTAATGATCAGCTTTATGAATTAGAAATTGCTCTTAAAGAGATTCATGAAAATCGTAAGAAGTATGGCGCAAGCATGCCACCCTGGCTGGTTGACCGAACCCTGCGTAATATATTGATCGATGTGACAGGCAATACCCACCGTAGCGAATTTTGTATCGATAAGATGTATTCACCCGATAGCCAAACTGGTCGGTTAGGACTACTTGAATTACGCGCTTTCGAGATGCCGCCTCATGCGCGCATGAGTATCGTTCAGCAGCTACTGATTCGCGCACTGATCGCCCGTTTCTGGGATGAGCCCTATTTAGCACCAGCAACACGCTGGGGCACCGAACTTCATGACCGCTGCCTGCTACCAACATTTATCAAGATGGACTTTGATGACGTCATTGAAGAGATGCAACGCCATGGCTATGACTTTAAGCCTGAATGGTTTGCACCACACCTCGAGTTCCGCTTCCCACTCATTGGTCAAATCCAAACCATGGGTACTGAAATCACCATTAGAAATGGTCTTGAGCCATGGCATGTGATGGGCGAGGAAAGTACGGGTGGCGGGACCGCACGATATGTTGATTCTTCTATTGAACGTATAGAGGTGCGCGTGACAGGACTCAATCAAAGCCGCTACACCATTACCTGCAACGGAAAACCATTGCCGCTACAACCGACTGGCACAGCTGGAGAGTACGTTGCGGGAGTAAGGTACAAGGCCTGGAATCCCCCATCAAGCCTACACCCCAGCATTGGCGTTCATGCACCTCTCACCTTGGATGTTGTTGATACTTGGATGAAGCGTTCTGTGGGTGGCTGCCAGTACCATGTTGCCCATCCCGGCGGTCGAAATTACGACACCTTCCCTGTGAATGCTTATGAGGCAGAAAGCCGTCGTCTTGCTCGCTTCTTCCGCATGGGTCATACGCCTGGACCGATAGAGGGAGTGCAGTCCAATATTGAAATTAGTGCCAGCAAAGAGTTCCCATTTACCCTTGATATGCGTCGATGA
- a CDS encoding polyhydroxyalkanoate depolymerase yields MMYKAYQTFANLHDPIRIFAKASERVSNNWFGNLSLNPLQRLSAHYEQIALLGFTHTRPDFKIDSVIDSFGIEQAVREEKVYSTHFCDLVRFNKPVIEGQPKILLVAPMSGHFATLLAGTIRTLLRDHDVYVTDWLNIRDVPQSCGEFEFDSYVEHIIHFLQFIGPQTHLMAVCQPTVACLAATAIMSEDKSPDAPASLTLMAGPIDVSQSPTKVNELASSKPISWFEEKLIGEIPKPFGGAGRKVYPGFLQLMAFMSMNPDRHAESFRKLYEYRISGETEKADAIHEFYEEYFAIMDLSANFYLQTIQKVFMDRDLTLGKLTYQGRLVNPKLIKKTFLLTVEGERDDICGIGQTLAAQDLCSGLPGYMKSHHLQAGVGHYGVFNGKRWDTQIYPVVRNHIQSAL; encoded by the coding sequence ATGATGTACAAGGCTTACCAAACCTTTGCAAACCTGCATGATCCTATTCGCATATTTGCGAAAGCATCAGAGCGAGTTTCTAATAATTGGTTTGGGAATCTCAGCTTAAATCCGTTACAACGGCTCTCGGCGCACTATGAGCAAATTGCATTGCTTGGTTTTACGCATACCAGACCAGACTTTAAGATTGATTCGGTAATCGACTCGTTTGGTATAGAGCAAGCTGTAAGAGAAGAAAAGGTGTATTCAACCCATTTTTGTGATTTGGTGCGCTTTAATAAACCTGTTATTGAGGGTCAGCCAAAGATATTGTTGGTAGCGCCTATGTCAGGGCACTTTGCCACTCTTTTGGCGGGCACTATTAGAACTCTATTACGAGATCATGATGTGTATGTCACTGATTGGCTCAATATTCGCGATGTTCCACAGAGTTGTGGCGAATTTGAATTCGATTCTTATGTAGAACATATTATTCATTTTCTGCAGTTTATTGGTCCGCAAACTCATCTCATGGCAGTGTGTCAGCCAACGGTAGCCTGCCTTGCTGCTACAGCAATCATGTCTGAAGATAAAAGTCCTGATGCTCCCGCAAGTTTGACACTCATGGCTGGCCCAATTGATGTCAGTCAAAGTCCTACCAAGGTAAATGAGTTAGCAAGTAGCAAGCCGATATCATGGTTTGAAGAAAAGCTTATTGGAGAGATACCAAAACCTTTTGGAGGCGCAGGTCGAAAAGTATATCCAGGCTTTTTGCAGCTAATGGCATTTATGAGTATGAATCCAGATCGTCATGCGGAATCGTTTCGTAAACTCTACGAATATCGTATTAGTGGTGAGACCGAGAAAGCTGACGCTATTCATGAATTTTATGAAGAGTACTTCGCCATTATGGATTTATCTGCCAACTTTTACCTGCAAACAATTCAAAAAGTTTTTATGGATCGAGACCTTACTTTAGGAAAGTTAACTTATCAAGGCAGATTAGTGAATCCAAAGCTGATAAAAAAGACATTTCTCCTGACGGTGGAAGGTGAAAGAGATGATATTTGTGGCATAGGGCAAACATTAGCTGCCCAAGACCTTTGTAGTGGTCTGCCGGGCTACATGAAGTCACACCATCTTCAGGCTGGTGTGGGGCATTACGGTGTATTTAACGGTAAGCGCTGGGATACACAAATATATCCCGTTGTTCGTAACCACATTCAATCGGCTCTTTAA